The Diospyros lotus cultivar Yz01 chromosome 15, ASM1463336v1, whole genome shotgun sequence genome has a window encoding:
- the LOC127792189 gene encoding uncharacterized protein LOC127792189 — protein sequence MNTDITASAKPEYPVIDRNPPFTKTVANFNTLDYLRLTTITGVSVTVGYLSGIKPKIRGPSMVTGGLIGLMGGFMYAYQNSAGRLMGFFPNDGEVARYKK from the exons atgaacaccGACATTACAGCATCGGCAAAGCCAGAGTACCCAGTGATAGATCGAAATCCTCCCTTCACTAAGACCGTCGCCAACTTCAACACCCTCGATTACCTTCGCCTGACCACTATCACCGGCGTCTCCGTCACCGTCGGCTACCTCTCCG GCATTAAGCCGAAAATACGGGGTCCGTCCATGGTGACGGGCGGATTGATCGGTCTAATGGGGGGTTTCATGTACGCTTACCAGAACTCGGCCGGCCGGCTGATGGGTTTTTTCCCGAACGACGGTGAGGTTGCTCGGTACAAGAAATAG
- the LOC127791540 gene encoding zinc finger CCCH domain-containing protein 18-like isoform X2: MDLFEVLYILISRIRELEPEDVAKKIIGYLLLRDCDSQMIQLAMAPDTVIQNLVRGIKVQLGLASVSPPISPSTNQPPISNLPFSGITPTWCPPALSVPNARWDPQFNSENQPAHNSCFIPYQTRFRGLNVGLEQVNPGIPASSSYYHQDPILSELPVKVCRYFNKGFCKHGTNCRYFHGEAGEAPPDISSLLFHPNSNEFANVDQYFAPWSLERMELEIAEILKLGRGKPIPIALLPRLYYDNYGRLLPAEGYLLTKLLALLNNSFQLVDRAHGEYSVILAEDAKKYMENQSERNNCIPIISGAQQIYLTFPAESSFKEEDVSNYFSSFGPVQDVRIPCHQRRMFGFVTFASADTVKKILSKGNPHYVCGARVLVKPYKEKSKILDRISKRLEPLMNYNSGSTGMDSKLDSRLKPSKLPRKKVSMDEQEFFLEFQSRRFSELQLAHKPSADELKASEAQSEFMPAEYFDFLLNDNPNDTGASNTNQESEELDLPTGQFPSPILDSISSVIEEESQN, encoded by the exons ATGGACCTTTTCGAGGTTTTGTACATTCTGATTAGCAGAATTCGGGAGTTAGAACCAGAGGATGTTGCCAAAAAGATAATTGGGTATCTCCTTTTAAGGGACTGTGACAGCCAAATGATTCAGTTGGCTATGGCTCCAGACACTGTAATCCAGAACTTGGTTCGGGGGATCAAAGTTCAGCTTGGTTTAGCGTCGGTATCGCCTCCAATCTCACCTTCTACGAACCAACCCCCCATTTCCAATCTTCCCTTTAGCGGCATCACACCGACTTGGTGCCCACCAGCATTGAGTGTGCCGAATGCTAGATGGGATCCCCAATTCAACAGTGAAAACCAACCAGCGCATAATTCCTGTTTCATACCTTATCAGACCCGATTCAGGGGATTGAATGTTGGGTTGGAACAGGTGAATCCAGGGATTCCAGCCTCTTCAAGTTATTATCATCAGGATCCAATACTATCCGAGTTGCCAGTCAAAGTTTGTCGCTACTTCAACAAGGGGTTCTGTAAGCATGGAACTAACTGCCGGTACTTCCATGGGGAAGCTGGGGAAGCTCCTCCAGATATCTCATCTCTACTATTTCATCctaattcaaatgaatttgcTAACGTAGACCAGTACTTCGCCCCTTGGTCACTTGAAAGGATGGAACTGGAGATCGCAGAAATCTTGAAATTGGGAAGGGGGAAACCTATTCCAATTGCTCTTTTGCCCAGGTTGTACTACGACAACTATGGGAGGCTACTCCCCGCTGAAGGTTATCTCTTGACAAAGCTCCTTGCACTGTTGAATAACAGTTTCCAACTGGTTGACAG AGCTCATGGTGAGTATTCAGTGATTTTGGCAGAAGATGCCAAAAAGTATATGGAAAATCAGAGTGAAAGAAACAACTGCATTCCAATCATTAGTGGAGCACAGCAGATATATCTAACTTTTCCGGCTGAGAGCAGTTTTAAGGAGGAAGATGTCTCCAACTACTTCAG TTCATTTGGGCCAGTTCAAGACGTAAGAATTCCCTGCCACCAGCGAAGGATGTTTGGATTCGTCACTTTTGCTAGTGCTGATACGGTTAAGAAGATTTTGTCAAAGGGAAATCCGCATTATGTTTGTGGTGCTCGTGTTCTTGTAAAACCTTACAAAGAGAAATCAAAGATTCTCGACAG GATCTCCAAGAGACTGGAGCCCTTAATGAATTACAACTCAGGCAGCACAGGCATGGATTCGAAGCTTGACTCGA GATTGAAGCCATCCAAATTACCTAGGAAGAAGGTGTCCATGGATGAGCAGGAATTCTTTCTCGAGTTTCAGTCAAGACGGTTCTCAGAGCTGCAGTTAGCACATAAGCCTTCTGCAGACGAGCTGAAAGCTTCGGAAG ctcaatcggagttcatgCCTGCAGAATATTTCGACTTTCTGCTGAACGACAATCCCAACGATACAGGAGCTAGTAACACCAATCAGGAGAG CGAGGAACTCGATCTCCCAACAGGCCAGTTCCCGTCTCCCATACTTGACAGCATCTCTAGTGTCATAGAAGAAGAATCACAGAATTGA
- the LOC127791540 gene encoding zinc finger CCCH domain-containing protein 18-like isoform X1: protein MDLFEVLYILISRIRELEPEDVAKKIIGYLLLRDCDSQMIQLAMAPDTVIQNLVRGIKVQLGLASVSPPISPSTNQPPISNLPFSGITPTWCPPALSVPNARWDPQFNSENQPAHNSCFIPYQTRFRGLNVGLEQVNPGIPASSSYYHQDPILSELPVKVCRYFNKGFCKHGTNCRYFHGEAGEAPPDISSLLFHPNSNEFANVDQYFAPWSLERMELEIAEILKLGRGKPIPIALLPRLYYDNYGRLLPAEGYLLTKLLALLNNSFQLVDRAHGEYSVILAEDAKKYMENQSERNNCIPIISGAQQIYLTFPAESSFKEEDVSNYFSSFGPVQDVRIPCHQRRMFGFVTFASADTVKKILSKGNPHYVCGARVLVKPYKEKSKILDRISKRLEPLMNYNSGSTGMDSKLDSRLKPSKLPRKKVSMDEQEFFLEFQSRRFSELQLAHKPSADELKASEAQSEFMPAEYFDFLLNDNPNDTGASNTNQESSEELDLPTGQFPSPILDSISSVIEEESQN, encoded by the exons ATGGACCTTTTCGAGGTTTTGTACATTCTGATTAGCAGAATTCGGGAGTTAGAACCAGAGGATGTTGCCAAAAAGATAATTGGGTATCTCCTTTTAAGGGACTGTGACAGCCAAATGATTCAGTTGGCTATGGCTCCAGACACTGTAATCCAGAACTTGGTTCGGGGGATCAAAGTTCAGCTTGGTTTAGCGTCGGTATCGCCTCCAATCTCACCTTCTACGAACCAACCCCCCATTTCCAATCTTCCCTTTAGCGGCATCACACCGACTTGGTGCCCACCAGCATTGAGTGTGCCGAATGCTAGATGGGATCCCCAATTCAACAGTGAAAACCAACCAGCGCATAATTCCTGTTTCATACCTTATCAGACCCGATTCAGGGGATTGAATGTTGGGTTGGAACAGGTGAATCCAGGGATTCCAGCCTCTTCAAGTTATTATCATCAGGATCCAATACTATCCGAGTTGCCAGTCAAAGTTTGTCGCTACTTCAACAAGGGGTTCTGTAAGCATGGAACTAACTGCCGGTACTTCCATGGGGAAGCTGGGGAAGCTCCTCCAGATATCTCATCTCTACTATTTCATCctaattcaaatgaatttgcTAACGTAGACCAGTACTTCGCCCCTTGGTCACTTGAAAGGATGGAACTGGAGATCGCAGAAATCTTGAAATTGGGAAGGGGGAAACCTATTCCAATTGCTCTTTTGCCCAGGTTGTACTACGACAACTATGGGAGGCTACTCCCCGCTGAAGGTTATCTCTTGACAAAGCTCCTTGCACTGTTGAATAACAGTTTCCAACTGGTTGACAG AGCTCATGGTGAGTATTCAGTGATTTTGGCAGAAGATGCCAAAAAGTATATGGAAAATCAGAGTGAAAGAAACAACTGCATTCCAATCATTAGTGGAGCACAGCAGATATATCTAACTTTTCCGGCTGAGAGCAGTTTTAAGGAGGAAGATGTCTCCAACTACTTCAG TTCATTTGGGCCAGTTCAAGACGTAAGAATTCCCTGCCACCAGCGAAGGATGTTTGGATTCGTCACTTTTGCTAGTGCTGATACGGTTAAGAAGATTTTGTCAAAGGGAAATCCGCATTATGTTTGTGGTGCTCGTGTTCTTGTAAAACCTTACAAAGAGAAATCAAAGATTCTCGACAG GATCTCCAAGAGACTGGAGCCCTTAATGAATTACAACTCAGGCAGCACAGGCATGGATTCGAAGCTTGACTCGA GATTGAAGCCATCCAAATTACCTAGGAAGAAGGTGTCCATGGATGAGCAGGAATTCTTTCTCGAGTTTCAGTCAAGACGGTTCTCAGAGCTGCAGTTAGCACATAAGCCTTCTGCAGACGAGCTGAAAGCTTCGGAAG ctcaatcggagttcatgCCTGCAGAATATTTCGACTTTCTGCTGAACGACAATCCCAACGATACAGGAGCTAGTAACACCAATCAGGAGAG CAGCGAGGAACTCGATCTCCCAACAGGCCAGTTCCCGTCTCCCATACTTGACAGCATCTCTAGTGTCATAGAAGAAGAATCACAGAATTGA
- the LOC127791540 gene encoding zinc finger CCCH domain-containing protein 18-like isoform X3: MDLFEVLYILISRIRELEPEDVAKKIIGYLLLRDCDSQMIQLAMAPDTVIQNLVRGIKVQLGLASVSPPISPSTNQPPISNLPFSGITPTWCPPALSVPNARWDPQFNSENQPAHNSCFIPYQTRFRGLNVGLEQVNPGIPASSSYYHQDPILSELPVKVCRYFNKGFCKHGTNCRYFHGEAGEAPPDISSLLFHPNSNEFANVDQYFAPWSLERMELEIAEILKLGRGKPIPIALLPRLYYDNYGRLLPAEGYLLTKLLALLNNSFQLVDRAHGEYSVILAEDAKKYMENQSERNNCIPIISGAQQIYLTFPAESSFKEEDVSNYFSSFGPVQDVRIPCHQRRMFGFVTFASADTVKKILSKGNPHYVCGARVLVKPYKEKSKILDRISKRLEPLMNYNSGSTGMDSKLDSRLKPSKLPRKKVSMDEQEFFLEFQSRRFSELQLAHKPSADELKASEVQLNRSSCLQNISTFC; this comes from the exons ATGGACCTTTTCGAGGTTTTGTACATTCTGATTAGCAGAATTCGGGAGTTAGAACCAGAGGATGTTGCCAAAAAGATAATTGGGTATCTCCTTTTAAGGGACTGTGACAGCCAAATGATTCAGTTGGCTATGGCTCCAGACACTGTAATCCAGAACTTGGTTCGGGGGATCAAAGTTCAGCTTGGTTTAGCGTCGGTATCGCCTCCAATCTCACCTTCTACGAACCAACCCCCCATTTCCAATCTTCCCTTTAGCGGCATCACACCGACTTGGTGCCCACCAGCATTGAGTGTGCCGAATGCTAGATGGGATCCCCAATTCAACAGTGAAAACCAACCAGCGCATAATTCCTGTTTCATACCTTATCAGACCCGATTCAGGGGATTGAATGTTGGGTTGGAACAGGTGAATCCAGGGATTCCAGCCTCTTCAAGTTATTATCATCAGGATCCAATACTATCCGAGTTGCCAGTCAAAGTTTGTCGCTACTTCAACAAGGGGTTCTGTAAGCATGGAACTAACTGCCGGTACTTCCATGGGGAAGCTGGGGAAGCTCCTCCAGATATCTCATCTCTACTATTTCATCctaattcaaatgaatttgcTAACGTAGACCAGTACTTCGCCCCTTGGTCACTTGAAAGGATGGAACTGGAGATCGCAGAAATCTTGAAATTGGGAAGGGGGAAACCTATTCCAATTGCTCTTTTGCCCAGGTTGTACTACGACAACTATGGGAGGCTACTCCCCGCTGAAGGTTATCTCTTGACAAAGCTCCTTGCACTGTTGAATAACAGTTTCCAACTGGTTGACAG AGCTCATGGTGAGTATTCAGTGATTTTGGCAGAAGATGCCAAAAAGTATATGGAAAATCAGAGTGAAAGAAACAACTGCATTCCAATCATTAGTGGAGCACAGCAGATATATCTAACTTTTCCGGCTGAGAGCAGTTTTAAGGAGGAAGATGTCTCCAACTACTTCAG TTCATTTGGGCCAGTTCAAGACGTAAGAATTCCCTGCCACCAGCGAAGGATGTTTGGATTCGTCACTTTTGCTAGTGCTGATACGGTTAAGAAGATTTTGTCAAAGGGAAATCCGCATTATGTTTGTGGTGCTCGTGTTCTTGTAAAACCTTACAAAGAGAAATCAAAGATTCTCGACAG GATCTCCAAGAGACTGGAGCCCTTAATGAATTACAACTCAGGCAGCACAGGCATGGATTCGAAGCTTGACTCGA GATTGAAGCCATCCAAATTACCTAGGAAGAAGGTGTCCATGGATGAGCAGGAATTCTTTCTCGAGTTTCAGTCAAGACGGTTCTCAGAGCTGCAGTTAGCACATAAGCCTTCTGCAGACGAGCTGAAAGCTTCGGAAG TgcagctcaatcggagttcatgCCTGCAGAATATTTCGACTTTCTGCTGA
- the LOC127791540 gene encoding zinc finger CCCH domain-containing protein 18-like isoform X4 yields the protein MDLFEVLYILISRIRELEPEDVAKKIIGYLLLRDCDSQMIQLAMAPDTVIQNLVRGIKVQLGLASVSPPISPSTNQPPISNLPFSGITPTWCPPALSVPNARWDPQFNSENQPAHNSCFIPYQTRFRGLNVGLEQVNPGIPASSSYYHQDPILSELPVKVCRYFNKGFCKHGTNCRYFHGEAGEAPPDISSLLFHPNSNEFANVDQYFAPWSLERMELEIAEILKLGRGKPIPIALLPRLYYDNYGRLLPAEGYLLTKLLALLNNSFQLVDRAHGEYSVILAEDAKKYMENQSERNNCIPIISGAQQIYLTFPAESSFKEEDVSNYFSSFGPVQDVRIPCHQRRMFGFVTFASADTVKKILSKGNPHYVCGARVLVKPYKEKSKILDRYKTTYWLGSYSVPEPTRPTRQLHQCHLPLLSYMEFSYLNAGSPRDWSP from the exons ATGGACCTTTTCGAGGTTTTGTACATTCTGATTAGCAGAATTCGGGAGTTAGAACCAGAGGATGTTGCCAAAAAGATAATTGGGTATCTCCTTTTAAGGGACTGTGACAGCCAAATGATTCAGTTGGCTATGGCTCCAGACACTGTAATCCAGAACTTGGTTCGGGGGATCAAAGTTCAGCTTGGTTTAGCGTCGGTATCGCCTCCAATCTCACCTTCTACGAACCAACCCCCCATTTCCAATCTTCCCTTTAGCGGCATCACACCGACTTGGTGCCCACCAGCATTGAGTGTGCCGAATGCTAGATGGGATCCCCAATTCAACAGTGAAAACCAACCAGCGCATAATTCCTGTTTCATACCTTATCAGACCCGATTCAGGGGATTGAATGTTGGGTTGGAACAGGTGAATCCAGGGATTCCAGCCTCTTCAAGTTATTATCATCAGGATCCAATACTATCCGAGTTGCCAGTCAAAGTTTGTCGCTACTTCAACAAGGGGTTCTGTAAGCATGGAACTAACTGCCGGTACTTCCATGGGGAAGCTGGGGAAGCTCCTCCAGATATCTCATCTCTACTATTTCATCctaattcaaatgaatttgcTAACGTAGACCAGTACTTCGCCCCTTGGTCACTTGAAAGGATGGAACTGGAGATCGCAGAAATCTTGAAATTGGGAAGGGGGAAACCTATTCCAATTGCTCTTTTGCCCAGGTTGTACTACGACAACTATGGGAGGCTACTCCCCGCTGAAGGTTATCTCTTGACAAAGCTCCTTGCACTGTTGAATAACAGTTTCCAACTGGTTGACAG AGCTCATGGTGAGTATTCAGTGATTTTGGCAGAAGATGCCAAAAAGTATATGGAAAATCAGAGTGAAAGAAACAACTGCATTCCAATCATTAGTGGAGCACAGCAGATATATCTAACTTTTCCGGCTGAGAGCAGTTTTAAGGAGGAAGATGTCTCCAACTACTTCAG TTCATTTGGGCCAGTTCAAGACGTAAGAATTCCCTGCCACCAGCGAAGGATGTTTGGATTCGTCACTTTTGCTAGTGCTGATACGGTTAAGAAGATTTTGTCAAAGGGAAATCCGCATTATGTTTGTGGTGCTCGTGTTCTTGTAAAACCTTACAAAGAGAAATCAAAGATTCTCGACAG GTACAAAACTACATACTGGTTAGGTTCATATAGTGTTCCCGAGCCAACCCGACCCACGAGGCAACTGCATCAATGCCATCTTCCTCTTTTATCCTACATGGAGTTCTCTTATTTGAATGCAGGATCTCCAAGAGACTGGAGCCCTTAA
- the LOC127792502 gene encoding uncharacterized protein LOC127792502 encodes MDRSELERGQPVIGTDWEEAFELYLNVIACGNEALQVRATIKLASLAKTAPEDILARCIPVLVELLGRPLSDSNLSIQEAVAFCLKCIASQGEGKLAVIIGHSGAIAYLLNLLPHSDGRLRTTLLKCLRNIVTFGAANRIVVAKDGGLEVILNMLNSSPEGMRQYLLEILSALALLREVRRVITSLGSLPFLVESAGSGSMISRTRAAQAIGLLGLVKRARRILVDSGAIPVLIKLLQDGDVSTKLVAGNALGVISSHTEYIRPVAQAGAIPLFLELIHGPEPMGKEIAEDVFCILAVAEENAITITKHLVRVLSGDNDEAKASAADILWDLSGNKLSYVIRHSGAIPVLVGLLSDASVDVREKASGVVSQLSYNEADRAALADAGVIPLLLDMLQDESEEARDNAAEAIVSFSEDPLLHDRISMAFSTPAFRSMQRRLVQIHASNADPFRSSGQTRIEGLI; translated from the coding sequence ATGGATCGATCAGAGCTAGAGAGAGGCCAGCCAGTGATTGGCACTGACTGGGAGGAAGCATTTGAACTCTATTTGAATGTGATTGCCTGTGGGAATGAAGCTTTGCAAGTAAGAGCCACAATAAAGCTCGCTAGTCTTGCTAAAACTGCACCTGAGGATATTTTAGCACGCTGCATACCAGTACTTGTGGAACTCCTTGGAAGACCTTTATCTGATTCAAATCTGTCTATTCAGGAAGCTGTTGCATTCTGCTTAAAATGCATTGCTAGTCAAGGCGAGGGCAAATTAGCTGTTATCATTGGCCACTCTGGTGCCATCGCTTATCTCTTGAACTTGTTACCACATTCTGATGGTCGTTTAAGGACCACTCTGCTAAAATGCCTTAGGAATATAGTTACATTTGGTGCTGCTAATCGCATAGTTGTGGCGAAGGATGGTGGGCTAGAAGTTATACTGAATATGCTTAACTCTTCCCCTGAGGGTATGAGGCAATACTTGTTAGAGATTTTGAGTGCACTAGCCCTGTTGAGAGAAGTTAGGAGGGTCATCACCAGTTTAGGCAGCCTTCCTTTTCTTGTTGAATCTGCTGGGTCGGGCAGCATGATATCGAGAACAAGAGCTGCTCAGGCAATTGGATTACTTGGGTTGGTCAAAAGGGCCAGGCGGATCCTCGTTGATTCAGGTGCAATACCAGTGCTTATCAAATTACTTCAGGATGGAGATGTCTCAACAAAACTAGTAGCTGGCAATGCTCTCGGTGTAATCTCATCCCACACTGAATATATTAGGCCAGTTGCCCAAGCAGGAGCCATTCCTTTGTTTCTTGAGCTTATTCACGGGCCTGAACCCATGGGCAAGGAGATTGCAGAGGATGTCTTTTGCATTCTAGCTGTTGCAGAAGAAAATGCCATTACAATCACCAAACACTTGGTGAGAGTCCTTAGCGGGGACAATGACGAAGCCAAGGCATCAGCTGCCGATATCCTGTGGGATCTCTCAGGCAACAAGTTGTCTTATGTTATCCGGCACTCTGGTGCAATTCCTGTCTTGGTTGGGCTTTTGAGTGATGCCAGTGTTGATGTTCGAGAGAAGGCTTCTGGGGTTGTTTCACAGTTGAGCTACAATGAGGCTGATCGAGCTGCGCTAGCTGATGCAGGGGTAATCCCACTTCTCCTCGACATGCTGCAAGATGAGTCCGAGGAGGCAAGGGACAATGCTGCAGAAGCGATTGTCAGCTTTTCAGAAGACCCGTTGCTGCACGACAGGATATCGATGGCATTCAGCACGCCTGCTTTCCGGAGTATGCAGCGCAGATTAGTTCAGATTCATGCTTCTAATGCGGATCCGTTTAGGTCTTCAGGACAGACGAGGATTGAGGGTCTCATCTGA
- the LOC127792306 gene encoding uncharacterized protein LOC127792306 produces the protein MDARRGRGRGRPPTRGKGHLVPTPEVQATDTGDERQSGPPDMQETLTGFLQTIDVLTASQLRQERSHDGRTATAQASHSGTLRAGDSSGAALLKDFKALRPPEFSGGADMVEAEDWLLAVEKHLRSISCAKAHRVRLGTFLLRGDAERWWKTTRQQYGDGGPTWTQFVAAFNETYVQAWVRERKMFEFIDLQQGSKTVTQYETEFVALSRYAPELVTPESRRVSKFQRGLRPEIRHAMAGIEAPDFPTAVQRAHVMERDRLEARSDQSVMKDAGSSSKKRMGCGSVPGCMSGRVLSLWSTGTFEERLSTRA, from the coding sequence ATGGACGCACGTCGCggacgaggtcgtggtagaccacCGACGCGAGGTAAAGGGCACCTTGTTCCTACTCCCGAGGTACAGGCGACAGATACAGGAGATGAGAGACAGTCAGGGCCTCCGGACATGCAGGAGACATTGACAGGTTTTCTACAGACCATAGACGTACTGACGGCATCTCAGTTACGTCAGGAGCGCAGTCATGATGGtaggaccgctacggcccaAGCGTCACATTCAGGTACTCTAAGAGCAGGAGATAGTTCTGGTGCTGCATTGCTTAAAGATTTTAAGGCCCTACgtccaccagagtttagtggaggcgccGACATGGTAGAGGCCGAGGATTGGCTACTAGCTGTGGAGAAGCATTTGCGATCTATAAGCTGTGCAAAGGCCCATAGGGTTCGACTGGGGACCTTTCTGTTGCGGGGTGACGCCGAGCGATGGTGGAAGACCACCAGACAGCAATATGGTGATGGGGGCCCGACATGGACACAGTTTGTCGCGGCGTTCAATGAAACTTATGTACAGGCTTGGGTTAGAGAGCGGAAGATGTTCGAGTTTATTGATTTACAACAGGGGAGCAAGACAGTTACACAGTACGAGACTGAGTTCGTAGcattatctcgttatgctccagagttagtgacccctgagtcTCGCAGAGTCAGCAAGTTTCAGAGGGGATTGCGACCAGAGATTCGCCACGCCATGGCTGGTATCGAGGCACCCGACTTTCCTACAGCTGTACAGCGGGCCCACGTAATGGAGAGGGACCGATTAGAGGCTCGATCAGATCAGTCAGTCATGAAGGACGCAGGGAGTAGCAGTAAGAAGAGAATGGGATGCGGGTCAGTGCCAGGATGTATGTCGGGACGTGTGTTATCACTGTGGTCAACCGGGACATTTGAAGAGAGACTGTCCACAAGGGCCTAG